The genomic DNA ttttcaattatttataaaaatattatagttatttaaaaaaaattcaacaacatctctttcttaattttcaacCCATATTTCATGTTTTTCTCACTTGTGACCTGTGTAAAGATtcactttaatttgaaatctgaaatctaaattgattaatttgtttatttttttaactgacTGGTACGTTATTTAttgtacaaaaaattttaattatgtattatgttatattatagttaatagttaattaaattatttatatttgaattgttatattgatttttaataagaaatttatgtaaagtattaaaattattataatattgtcatatatcatttaaactcgtatatatatgttttatatttttcttgtatgcaaattttaaaagtatttttttacaAATGGACCTTTCATTATTCGTTGtattatatccatataattCATATGCtatttttttcgtttttgtatttactaactaagaTGTGAATTAACAATCCAACTGAAacaaaggataataaaaaatttggttcgGGTATTAACTAGTGTTTCAAAATTGTATTGAATGAATAGACAAGATGTTAATGCAATTGCACCCACTTAGAGTACTAAAGCCTTTCcaatttaatacataatttgatcCTCTTCTTCTCTAGATTCCACATAATTGTTTACAATGCCAGTAAAGAGGATGGGTGAAAAGGGCTCATCGAATTGATGCTGATCGTGTAGTCACAATTGAAGCACTTCCCCACATCACATGCTTTGAGTATATGCATGACACTTGCCTACCAATAATAAAGTTCCTTCATCAATTTACCTCGTATTCCTGGTTAAACAGCCTTCCAACTTTCTATCGCCATTTCCAGATATGGAAACCCCCACTTCCCTCTCCTTCTTTTCCCCTTCTCTTTCCCTTCATCAGCCTATCCAAGTCCACACCCCCTTAGCTCTTTCATTCTGTTTGGCAATCCTTCTGAAATAACCACGGGTATCAGTTGTGTTTTCATACAAATGGGTCGTGGGAAGATTGAGATTAAGAGGATTGAAAACCCTACCAACAGACAGGTTACTTACTCTAAACGAAGAAATGGGATTTTTAAGAAAGCACAAGAAATCACAGTTCTCTGTGATGCTAAGGTTTCTCTCATCATGTTCTCTAATACTGGAAAATTTCATGAGTTCGTAAGCCCCACCACAACGTATGCTATCAGATCCatcactttctctctctttctctgcaTGTCGAAACCCTAACAAGCTGCTAACgaaaatctttatttttcttcttgttgattAGGACCAAGGATATCATTGATCAATACCAGAGGACTCTTGGAATTGACCTGTGGAGCACGCACTACGAGGTTAGTACTACAGTCTTACATAATTTTGCATTTAATTTATATGCACATAGgtgagttattattattattattattattatttgaagtGACATCCACTTCATTTACAAAACATTACACATACTGTTATCTCATAATACATAAGAGTTTTAACCCataaaaatggaagaaagactTTACCTATAAAATGTGATATACACATGTCACTACTAAGAAAGTTAAGGAGGGACGAGATAATACCTTTGAACCCTTGAACAGTTTGAGTTAattcttgaagaaaattttctcttagGAATAAGAATCTTAATCCTTGAATAGTTTGAGTTaacttaggaaaaaaaatttcttttaagaataagaattttaattgataagcTACAGTCTTAcataattttgtgtttaatttatatGCATATCAGTGAGGTTTCTTTTTTTGGAATTAACATCCACTTCGTTTATAAAACATTACACTTATTGTTATCTCGAGATGCATAAAGGTTTTAACCCATAAAAATGGATTTCtcatagaaataaaaatattcataaagaaGGACTTCTTCTACAGAATGTGACAGGTGTTTCTACTAAGAAAGTTGAGGAGAGATGAGATAATACCTTTGAACCTTTGAACAGTTTGGgttaatttataaagaaaaatttctcttaaaaataaGAATCTATAGAAAGTGATGCGCACGGGTCTCCTTGTCTGATGAATGGGCAGGGAACGAGGTAGCATCCTAATAAACGGTTTGGACTtaactcacaaaaaaaaaattaatttagtagTAGTCTTAGTAGAAAATTCTAGTATATCATATTGTTCTCTTGTTTGGGTAAAttaggataaattttttatgcttATATTAGTTTGAGTgtgattgtttgatttattaattttagacACAAAgttttatgtgtgtgtgtgtgttgtgttttttcttttttaaagagaATGCAAGAGAACTACAAGAAACTGAAAGAAGTGAATGATAAGCTACGGCGAGAGATCAGGTGACTCCTAAATTATCTTGATTTTGTCTTGTGTCATGGAATTTGACTATGATTTTTGAGTTGATAgggtatatatatgtatgtatttaaaGGCAAAGAATTGGTGAAGATTTGGACGATCTAAGCATGGATGAACTGCGCAGTCTTGAGCAAAAGATGACCGTTGCTGCTGATGCTGTCCGTGAAAGAAAGGTTGGATCTTTTTATATCTTAATGCACCTTACGATTTTAGTTTAAGTCATTCATATCCTTTTTTAAGAAGACAAAGTTCAATTTAAGAAGACACAGTTGCTATTATCCCAAATCAAAATCAGTTACATAAAACAAGATAGGTTTATGTGATTTAACTAATAATGTCTATGTTCATGGTTGTATTAagtttcttattaatttttgggTTACAAAATGTAAGAGATATAACATCATATTTATATGAGAATTTAAGGCAATGTAATTACAAATAATTCCATTGTTAAATTTAGGTCCGAAGTTCTTCAACCCTCAAACCCTTGCAAGGGGCGTTGCACCCTTGAGATCACCCTAGCCTGCTGATCGGGTTATAAAACCTCACAAGGGGTCTTTGCCCCCTTGAACCTTGAGTGCAAGACTATATCCTGCAATAactttttactaattttgtaaatatattctttaaacATGATCAAACTCCTGAGTGCGagattgtttcttttttcttttaattaattacttagaGAGTTTCACAGataacaattaatttgattgttgtttACAGTACCACGTTATCAAAACTCAGACGGACACCTGCAAGAAGAAGGTCTGAACTAAAcagattatttttctttctgtaAATTACCCACATTCggttatttgataatttattttcttgtacCTATTAATTGTTTTCTTCTGATCAATTCGGCAGCTAAAAAGCTTGGAGGAAATACACGGAAACATCCTGCTCGACTTTGTAAGATTCTTCAATTTCCCCTTTATTTCTTTGCTGAGTATGGCTGCTCTAAAAAACTGAGAAACCCAACTAAAACCGATGAAACCAAACTGTGAAAAACCGGTTAACCAGTCCATCAGTTCTGGTTTCGtttaacaattttcattttttacagTCTTTGGTTCGGTTCCTCTGTCATGAATGatcattcctttttttttatgaatagaaAATGGTGATTGACACTGGTTTGTTATCAATTACATTTTGGAAATAACAGGAAGCAAAGTATGAggatccaaatttaaattttggattgaTTGACACTGGAGATTATCAGTCAGCAATGGCACTAGCAAATGGAGCATCTAACCTGTACGCTTTTCGCCTGCACAACAACGCCAGCTTCCCTCAAGACGGAGAAGGAGGAAGCTTTGGCCCCAACAATCTCAGCCTTGGTTGATTTATGATTAGCCGTTCAGGCGACAATAATAATCTCCATGTGTGTTTGAAGCAGACTGGCTTCTGAAATAATCAAGAACTGGATTTCCAATCTCActtctatttatatataggCAGGCTAATAAGCATGAAACAACTCCGAGGCTGGCTTGCTTGCTTGCTCTCACTGCCTCATTCCTTCTATCATGCATGTTTACCATTTATGAATCACTGCTAGTATTTTGATTGTGTGTTCATTTTTGtctctaattattttttactaacAAAAAATATGTTGATACGtaagtgttaaaaaaataatgtcaaCAATTGAAATTAGTGGAATAATTCCGTGTCCactatataaatgaataaaactgTTTGAAACATGGAGAATTTCAACAGAGTATCGTTATTAGAAGAATTCCTAAAAGAAATTTAAGTCTCTTAGGGGTATGAAAATTCGAATAAGATATCTGTAACATTGCTTTTGGTGTATTTTCTGGTTCTGGCCTTTGGGGCAAACAGAGAAAGCCTgtaaaactatatgcatatcAAACTGTATTGTATTTTATCTGTGTTGTGATTGACTTAAGCTCGAAGAGATGATCTGACTCAAAGTATAGGTTCCTCGAAGCAATTAGACTCAAGTATGGATTTCTTCTCATACTTAATTGAACAGAGTTGGGGTTTTCTCCGATCTCTTCATCAGTCCAAATGCGGtatgtttaatttctttttgacCTAACAATATTCTAAATTATAGGTGCAGCAGTAGCACATGAAAAGTTGCAGAAAACTTTTACAAAAACTCTGAAGGAATAACATGAAATCCTGAGAGCTCTGATGGTGTCAATCAACAGTAAGAAAAGTCAGGTCATTTTTTCAAGGCATTCAAATTTCAGCAGAATGGTTCCGACTCCATCTCAAATGACAAAGAAGAACGATTCCTTTCCACTTTTGTTGTCAAGAAAAGATACCATTGGAAGagtaaattattatcaaattgcCCTTGCCCTAGACAGATAACCATTAGAAATGTGTGATTGAATCGTTCGAATTGCAATAAATGATTTGTCAATtacaagataaaattaattgattgaacTGTCTGTGCTAGTAAAAAAcagtgtttaaaaattaaattattttattttttataattaaaacattatccTAAATTGGTTTCCTCTCTCTTCGATCATTTCAACGATTTAAATTGACCAATGAAACCCATTTGAATTCATTGAACCAGATTGTTCCAAACccaataatatcaaattatatgtcaaaCTAATTTAATTGTTGTACTACTTACTGACATCACCTTACTAAATcctatctaaaaattttaattaaatatatcatactGACTTAACACCCACACTGACTAATTGCCAGTCCGACGAGTCGGTGACGCTCAACAACCTCTCGGACTAAGTCAATGCCTGTGGAGTGCATAAACATTACTGAATTTATGGTCTAAAAACATTACtgaatttatgtaaaataaaataattaatggtaTTTATTATACATGTTAAGTACTACTGTATACGGTATGACAAATACGATGCCAAATCCGTGAATTGAATAGAGAATTCCCTCTAAGTCTGTGATTGACCGGCAGCATAAATTCTGTAAAGTTTCATCATCATctccaaaaaatatatttattattattttttgcttcACATTCACGAGGTCCACTCAAAATTATTACCCGCGTTTTTAAAGCCTCTGTAAAATCACTGCCTctcctcttcttcctcctctcct from Mangifera indica cultivar Alphonso chromosome 16, CATAS_Mindica_2.1, whole genome shotgun sequence includes the following:
- the LOC123198740 gene encoding agamous-like MADS-box protein TM6, whose product is MGRGKIEIKRIENPTNRQVTYSKRRNGIFKKAQEITVLCDAKVSLIMFSNTGKFHEFVSPTTTTKDIIDQYQRTLGIDLWSTHYERMQENYKKLKEVNDKLRREIRQRIGEDLDDLSMDELRSLEQKMTVAADAVRERKYHVIKTQTDTCKKKLKSLEEIHGNILLDFEAKYEDPNLNFGLIDTGDYQSAMALANGASNLYAFRLHNNASFPQDGEGGSFGPNNLSLG